In one Desulfoferula mesophila genomic region, the following are encoded:
- the istB gene encoding IS21-like element helper ATPase IstB has translation MKDQDKPTVLLEYHLKKLKLPTILREYAAMAKVCSQDRSDYMTYLLRLTERELLDREKRAAERRIKQAAFPVIKTMDTFDFKAQPSINQQLVRELMRGEYIAKKENVLLIGNSGTGKTHLASAMAFAACAQGSKVKFYSATALVTELMECREERRLQRLQKQLQRLHLLVIDELGYVPFSKIGAQMLFEVVGRAYEQQSLMITTNLPFQQWTEVFGSERLTGALLDRLTHRCHIIEANGESYRLRQAKRRSQAKPKTN, from the coding sequence ATGAAGGACCAGGACAAACCCACCGTGCTCTTGGAGTACCACCTCAAAAAGCTGAAGCTGCCCACCATTCTCCGGGAATACGCGGCCATGGCCAAGGTCTGCAGCCAAGACCGCTCCGATTACATGACCTACCTGCTGCGCCTGACCGAGCGGGAGCTTCTGGACCGCGAGAAGCGGGCAGCCGAAAGGCGCATCAAGCAAGCCGCCTTTCCGGTGATCAAGACCATGGACACCTTTGATTTCAAGGCACAGCCCTCCATCAATCAGCAGCTGGTCAGGGAGCTGATGAGGGGCGAGTACATCGCCAAAAAGGAAAACGTGCTCCTGATCGGAAACTCCGGCACCGGCAAGACCCACCTGGCCAGCGCCATGGCCTTTGCGGCCTGCGCCCAGGGAAGCAAGGTGAAATTCTACAGCGCCACCGCCCTGGTCACAGAGCTCATGGAATGCCGCGAGGAAAGACGTCTGCAACGCCTGCAGAAACAGCTCCAGCGCCTACACCTGCTGGTCATCGATGAACTGGGCTATGTGCCCTTCTCCAAGATAGGCGCTCAAATGCTATTCGAGGTGGTGGGTAGGGCATATGAACAACAAAGCCTCATGATCACCACCAATCTCCCTTTCCAGCAATGGACGGAGGTCTTCGGCTCCGAAAGACTCACCGGTGCACTGCTGGACAGACTGACCCATAGGTGCCACATCATCGAGGCCAATGGAGAAAGCTACCGGCTCCGCCAAGCCAAAAGACGATCCCAGGCAAAGCCCAAAACCAACTAA
- the istA gene encoding IS21 family transposase — translation MRDGQASKRELMRREGIHWDTLQKIQNFPEPPGYRLSTPRAKPKLGPYLELIARIIKEDKKVPKKQRHTATRIYHRIKEAGYQGKYTQVKEAVRAIKRVSQEVYMPLVHRPGEAQVDFGYALAKVSGELRKIALFIMALPYSDAFFVAAFDKECSESYWEGHARAFEFFGGVPHRISYDNSKVLVSKIIGPHERKLTDGFLKLQSHYLFREHFCRVRRPNEKGVVEGVVKYARQNFLVPVPQVKDLAELNAMLLRQCRDDMKRRLRGKGGSKAEVLQEDQTAFVPLPPSRFDACRKQPTRANSLSLVRFDDNDYSVPVACAHHEIVAKGYVDRVVLCHHDVVVARHSRSWGKEGVFFDYRHYLPLLERKPGSLDHARPLADLDLSECFEVLRRRLVAGEDMPGQGTRKYIKVLRLLEDHSMARLKRAVEQALYAGAYAPEAIVHLLEPPSSGPAATFLLDGREHLGRVSVAGPDITVYDSLLAQGGALS, via the coding sequence GTGCGCGATGGCCAGGCGAGCAAGCGCGAGTTAATGCGTAGAGAGGGCATCCATTGGGATACCCTGCAAAAGATTCAGAATTTTCCCGAGCCTCCCGGATACCGGCTCAGCACCCCCCGAGCCAAGCCCAAGCTTGGCCCCTACCTTGAGTTGATCGCCCGGATCATAAAAGAGGACAAAAAGGTTCCCAAGAAGCAAAGGCACACGGCCACGCGCATATATCACCGCATCAAGGAGGCGGGTTATCAGGGCAAGTACACCCAGGTAAAGGAGGCGGTGCGCGCAATCAAGCGCGTGAGCCAGGAGGTGTACATGCCCCTGGTCCATCGTCCCGGCGAGGCGCAGGTGGACTTTGGCTATGCCCTGGCCAAGGTTTCCGGGGAGCTTCGCAAGATAGCGCTTTTTATCATGGCCTTGCCGTACTCCGATGCCTTTTTCGTGGCGGCCTTCGACAAGGAGTGCAGCGAGAGCTACTGGGAAGGGCATGCCAGGGCGTTCGAGTTTTTCGGTGGGGTGCCCCACCGGATCAGTTACGACAATAGCAAGGTCCTGGTTTCCAAGATCATAGGGCCTCATGAGCGCAAGCTGACCGATGGTTTTCTCAAGCTGCAGAGCCATTACCTTTTTCGGGAGCATTTTTGTCGGGTGCGGCGTCCAAACGAGAAGGGCGTGGTGGAAGGGGTGGTCAAGTACGCCCGGCAGAATTTTTTGGTGCCAGTGCCCCAGGTGAAGGACCTGGCCGAGCTCAATGCCATGCTTTTAAGGCAGTGCCGCGACGACATGAAGCGCCGTTTGCGTGGCAAGGGCGGTAGCAAGGCCGAGGTTTTGCAGGAAGACCAGACAGCCTTTGTCCCCCTGCCTCCCTCCCGCTTCGATGCCTGCCGCAAACAGCCTACCCGGGCCAATTCATTGTCCCTGGTCCGCTTCGACGACAATGACTACTCGGTGCCGGTGGCTTGTGCCCACCATGAAATTGTGGCCAAGGGCTATGTGGATCGGGTGGTGCTCTGCCACCATGACGTGGTGGTGGCCCGCCACTCCCGATCCTGGGGCAAGGAAGGGGTGTTTTTCGACTACCGGCATTATCTGCCCTTGCTGGAGCGCAAGCCTGGCTCCCTGGACCACGCCCGCCCCCTGGCTGACCTAGATCTGTCTGAGTGCTTTGAGGTCTTGAGGCGGCGGCTGGTGGCCGGGGAAGACATGCCTGGCCAGGGCACCCGTAAATACATAAAGGTCCTACGTTTGCTGGAGGACCACTCCATGGCCAGACTGAAGCGGGCGGTGGAGCAGGCATTGTACGCGGGAGCCTATGCCCCGGAGGCCATTGTCCACCTGCTGGAGCCGCCATCATCAGGGCCCGCGGCCACCTTCCTGCTGGACGGTCGTGAGCACCTGGGCCGAGTGAGCGTGGCCGGGCCCGATATCACAGTCTATGACTCCCTCCTCGCGCAGGGAGGGGCGCTGTCATGA
- a CDS encoding IS3 family transposase (programmed frameshift) has product MRRTRFSETQIVKILKEVEGGRTAKEVCREYGVSSATYYKWKSKYGGMEASDIVRLKELEEENRRLKQMYADLSLENRALKDVIGKKNIRPAGRRDLAKFMCKEHGLSIRRACRALRLSRSVYAYRPKPRDDGPIIEALTSLADKYPRYGFAKLFQVIRRDGHGWNHKRVYRVYCALKLNLRRKGKKRLPTRDPQPLAVPDLANICWSVDFMSDALYGGQRFRTFNVVDDFNREALAIEVDVNLPAQRIIRVLERIAAWRGYPSRLRLDNGPELVSVAMAQWAEEHSIDLGFTQPGKPTQNSYIERFNRTYREEVLDLYIFSRLSEVREITDRWLKEYNEERPHESLGNLTPAEYLAINSPEVSTVDWH; this is encoded by the exons ATGCGCAGGACCAGATTCAGCGAAACTCAGATCGTCAAAATTCTGAAAGAGGTGGAAGGGGGCAGGACCGCCAAGGAGGTCTGCCGGGAATACGGTGTCAGCAGCGCCACCTACTACAAATGGAAGTCCAAGTACGGGGGCATGGAGGCCTCGGACATCGTCCGGCTCAAGGAGCTTGAAGAAGAAAACAGGCGTCTAAAGCAGATGTACGCCGACTTGAGCCTTGAGAATCGGGCTCTGAAGGACGTCATCG GAAAGAAAAATATAAGGCCAGCGGGTCGGCGCGATCTGGCTAAGTTCATGTGCAAAGAGCACGGTCTGAGCATTCGCCGGGCCTGCCGCGCCCTGAGGCTGAGCCGGTCGGTTTATGCCTACCGACCCAAGCCCCGCGACGATGGTCCGATCATCGAGGCGCTGACTTCGCTGGCAGACAAATATCCCAGATACGGCTTTGCCAAACTGTTTCAAGTAATTCGGCGGGATGGACATGGCTGGAATCACAAGCGGGTGTACCGAGTGTACTGCGCCCTGAAGCTAAACCTTCGCAGGAAGGGTAAGAAGCGCCTGCCTACTCGTGATCCCCAGCCGCTTGCAGTGCCGGATCTGGCCAATATCTGCTGGTCGGTGGACTTCATGAGCGATGCCCTGTATGGCGGCCAGCGATTCAGGACCTTTAATGTGGTGGATGATTTCAATCGAGAGGCCCTGGCCATAGAGGTGGACGTCAATCTCCCCGCCCAAAGGATAATCCGAGTGCTGGAGCGTATCGCTGCCTGGCGGGGCTACCCGTCCAGGCTGAGGCTGGACAACGGCCCGGAGCTGGTCAGTGTAGCTATGGCCCAATGGGCCGAGGAGCATAGTATCGATTTGGGTTTCACTCAGCCCGGCAAGCCCACCCAGAATTCATACATTGAACGCTTCAACCGGACCTATCGGGAAGAGGTGCTGGACCTTTACATATTTTCCCGTCTAAGCGAGGTGCGGGAAATCACGGATCGCTGGCTCAAGGAGTACAACGAGGAACGCCCTCATGAGTCCCTCGGCAACCTGACACCAGCCGAATACCTCGCTATAAATTCACCTGAAGTTTCTACTGTTGACTGGCACTAA
- a CDS encoding mechanosensitive ion channel family protein, whose product MVQSWHWLLAHPYILAIILLAVTLIVAFVVDYLFGRVLKGIVHRSKTIIDDHILDHLHGPMRSSVLLLSMLVALDIYLEEQTWRGTLIDFIYSIIVIVWTIYLARMSRAIFRALRERHRAEHSSRQLLPLIDNLILLLLLAHGGYWIFHIWDINVTPLLASAGIATAALALASKDTLANLFGGVSVLMDHPFSLGDYITLGDGQRGEVVDIGIRSTRILTRDDVLITVPNSIMSTTTIINESGRVPRYRMRVSVGVGYGSDPDQVEATLLKACEELSEILPSPKPRVRFREFGDSALNYQLLAWIHDPGDRGRLIHELNTKILKLFRQEGIEIPFPQRVVSYHPQGGQLQAKVEVAGEEKGKSA is encoded by the coding sequence GTGGTTCAATCCTGGCATTGGCTTCTGGCGCATCCCTATATCCTGGCCATCATCCTGTTGGCGGTCACCTTGATCGTCGCCTTTGTGGTGGACTACCTGTTTGGCCGCGTTTTAAAGGGCATAGTCCACCGCAGCAAAACCATCATCGACGATCACATCCTGGATCATTTGCATGGTCCCATGCGCAGCTCCGTGCTGTTATTGTCCATGTTGGTGGCCTTGGATATTTACCTGGAGGAGCAGACCTGGCGGGGCACCCTGATTGATTTTATCTATTCGATCATAGTCATCGTGTGGACTATCTATCTGGCGCGCATGAGCCGTGCCATCTTCCGGGCCCTGCGGGAGCGCCACCGCGCGGAGCATTCCTCTCGCCAACTGCTTCCCCTTATCGACAACCTGATCCTGCTCTTGCTGCTGGCCCACGGCGGCTACTGGATCTTTCATATCTGGGACATCAACGTCACGCCCCTGCTGGCTTCGGCGGGCATCGCCACCGCCGCCTTGGCCCTGGCCTCCAAGGATACCCTGGCCAACCTCTTCGGCGGGGTCAGCGTGCTCATGGATCACCCCTTCAGCCTGGGCGACTACATCACCTTGGGCGACGGCCAGCGCGGCGAGGTGGTGGACATCGGCATCCGCTCCACCCGCATCCTCACCCGCGACGACGTGCTCATCACCGTGCCCAACTCCATCATGAGCACCACCACCATCATCAACGAAAGCGGCCGGGTGCCCCGCTACCGGATGCGGGTCTCGGTGGGGGTAGGGTATGGCTCCGACCCGGACCAGGTGGAGGCGACGCTCTTAAAGGCCTGCGAAGAACTCAGCGAGATTCTGCCCAGCCCCAAGCCCAGGGTGCGCTTCCGCGAGTTCGGCGACTCGGCCCTGAACTATCAGCTTCTGGCCTGGATTCACGACCCCGGCGACCGGGGGCGGCTGATCCACGAGCTCAACACCAAGATCCTCAAGCTCTTCCGCCAGGAGGGCATAGAGATTCCCTTCCCGCAAAGGGTCGTCAGCTATCATCCCCAAGGCGGGCAGTTGCAGGCCAAGGTGGAAGTGGCGGGCGAGGAAAAGGGGAAATCCGCCTAA
- a CDS encoding septal ring lytic transglycosylase RlpA family protein, with product MRVYLDSAFLLVLGAIMLLVGACGPTVVPPPPAGRDLPKGKPYTVWGRTYQPFTQAHGFEQRGLASWYGPKFQGRLTSSGEVYDMEKMTAAHKLLPMNTWVEVVNQDNGKKAVVRINDRGPFVDGRIIDLSKAAARELNVIGPGTAPVFIRALASPPSSTTPPPANAPSAVVKLGPFTVQVGAFTSESNAYRLAATLRTQYEDVTVVKYDRGDMIFNRVRVGKLDNLEQAEKLKARLRQENHKQAFVVAW from the coding sequence GTGCGCGTTTATCTCGACTCTGCGTTTTTGCTCGTTCTGGGCGCCATAATGCTGCTGGTCGGCGCCTGCGGTCCCACGGTGGTGCCCCCTCCCCCGGCGGGCCGCGATTTGCCCAAGGGCAAGCCCTACACCGTTTGGGGCCGCACCTATCAGCCCTTTACCCAGGCCCATGGCTTTGAGCAGCGTGGCTTGGCCTCCTGGTACGGCCCCAAGTTTCAGGGCAGGCTCACCTCCAGCGGCGAAGTCTATGACATGGAAAAAATGACCGCCGCCCACAAGCTGTTGCCCATGAACACCTGGGTGGAGGTGGTAAACCAGGACAACGGCAAAAAGGCGGTGGTCAGGATCAACGACCGGGGCCCCTTTGTGGACGGCCGCATCATTGACCTTTCCAAGGCCGCGGCCCGCGAGTTGAACGTCATCGGCCCCGGCACCGCGCCGGTGTTCATCAGGGCCCTGGCCAGCCCGCCCTCCAGCACCACGCCCCCGCCCGCCAACGCGCCAAGCGCCGTGGTCAAACTGGGTCCTTTTACGGTGCAAGTCGGCGCTTTTACAAGCGAAAGCAACGCTTATCGCCTGGCGGCCACCCTGCGCACCCAATATGAGGACGTCACGGTGGTCAAGTACGACCGGGGCGACATGATTTTCAACCGAGTGCGGGTGGGCAAGCTGGACAATTTGGAACAGGCGGAAAAGCTAAAGGCCCGTTTGCGGCAGGAAAACCACAAACAGGCCTTTGTAGTCGCCTGGTAG
- a CDS encoding integration host factor subunit alpha, which produces MALTKENIINEVYETSQLPKNRSREVVETALELMKGTLATGDDLLISGFGKFMVKDKKARRGRNPQTRADLQLRARRVVVFKTSGVLRRRINEAAGLESD; this is translated from the coding sequence TTGGCGCTGACCAAGGAAAACATAATCAACGAAGTATATGAAACCTCCCAGCTGCCCAAAAATCGTTCACGCGAAGTGGTGGAGACGGCCCTGGAGTTGATGAAGGGCACCCTCGCCACCGGCGACGATCTGCTTATAAGCGGCTTCGGCAAGTTCATGGTCAAGGACAAAAAGGCGCGCCGAGGCCGTAACCCCCAGACCCGCGCGGATCTGCAACTCCGGGCCCGCCGTGTGGTGGTGTTCAAGACCTCGGGGGTACTCCGCCGCCGGATCAACGAAGCCGCCGGGCTGGAGTCAGACTAG
- a CDS encoding DMT family transporter, producing MAALWQLMGLGSLAALAGASFVMQATVNSQLRRALDSACWASFVSYLGGTLVMLVVILVLREPLPASDSLAKSSWLHWTGGLFGAVYVVITILLLPRLGAATLLALFVAGQMIASLAFDHFGLFGLERQPADLPRLAGALLLVLGVVLIRR from the coding sequence ATGGCGGCGCTGTGGCAACTAATGGGCCTGGGGTCCCTGGCGGCCCTGGCGGGGGCCTCCTTTGTCATGCAGGCCACGGTGAACAGCCAACTCCGCCGGGCCCTGGACTCCGCCTGCTGGGCCTCTTTTGTGAGCTATCTGGGGGGCACCCTGGTCATGCTGGTGGTGATTCTGGTCCTGCGCGAGCCCCTGCCCGCTTCAGATTCCCTGGCCAAAAGCTCCTGGCTGCACTGGACCGGCGGCCTGTTCGGCGCGGTGTACGTGGTAATCACCATCCTGCTCCTGCCCCGCCTGGGGGCCGCCACCCTGCTGGCCCTGTTCGTCGCCGGCCAGATGATCGCCTCCCTGGCCTTTGACCATTTCGGGCTTTTCGGCCTGGAGCGGCAACCAGCCGATTTGCCCCGCCTGGCGGGGGCCTTGCTGTTGGTGCTCGGGGTGGTGCTGATCAGGCGCTAG
- a CDS encoding CaiB/BaiF CoA transferase family protein, translating to MSGPLEGVKVLELSMFQQGPVAGMRLGDLGADIIKIEAPSGDPARYFMRIIGAMAGLKGENYYFEHCNRNKRAMVLDMKKPEGLEVFFKLIDQVDVFVNNLSIDAPRRMGIGPDELLARNPRLIYAQASGWGRQGPDAEALSFDYTGIGRSGLMMAGGEAGSPPTYMLPGIGDEMGGLVCAWGVCAALYAREKTGKGQVVDTSLMGSVIANLGLIMAAPAILGQEFPRETRAKAGNPMYNHYRCADDKWLAIAHLQPERYWPKVLKALDLLELEKDPLFDSVETRGQNAEALVALFDEKFAQKTRDEWLAILAENSCIATPIQAPLEVVQDPQVLANDYVLERENPAVGPARTSGFPWSFSATPASYRRRAPELGEHTDEVLTEAGYSAEQIAKLREDKIVA from the coding sequence ATGAGTGGACCGCTGGAAGGCGTAAAGGTACTGGAACTGTCCATGTTCCAGCAGGGGCCGGTGGCCGGCATGCGCTTGGGAGACCTGGGCGCGGACATAATAAAGATAGAAGCCCCCTCGGGCGACCCGGCCCGCTACTTTATGCGCATAATCGGCGCCATGGCCGGTCTCAAGGGCGAAAACTATTATTTCGAGCACTGCAACCGCAACAAGCGGGCCATGGTGTTGGACATGAAAAAGCCCGAGGGCTTGGAAGTTTTTTTCAAGCTCATCGACCAGGTGGACGTTTTCGTCAACAACCTGAGCATCGACGCTCCCCGCCGCATGGGCATCGGGCCGGATGAGTTGCTGGCCCGCAACCCCCGCCTGATCTACGCCCAGGCCTCGGGCTGGGGCCGCCAGGGCCCGGACGCCGAGGCGCTGTCGTTCGACTACACCGGAATCGGCCGCTCCGGGCTGATGATGGCCGGCGGCGAGGCCGGTTCGCCTCCCACCTACATGTTGCCGGGCATCGGCGACGAGATGGGCGGCCTGGTTTGCGCCTGGGGAGTCTGCGCCGCCCTGTACGCCCGGGAGAAGACCGGCAAGGGCCAGGTGGTGGACACCTCGCTAATGGGCAGCGTCATCGCCAACCTGGGGCTGATCATGGCCGCTCCGGCCATCCTGGGCCAGGAGTTTCCCCGGGAGACCAGGGCCAAGGCCGGCAACCCCATGTACAACCACTACCGGTGCGCTGACGACAAGTGGCTGGCCATAGCCCATTTGCAGCCGGAGCGCTATTGGCCCAAGGTGTTGAAGGCCCTGGACCTGCTGGAGCTGGAGAAGGACCCCCTCTTTGACAGCGTGGAGACCCGCGGGCAAAACGCCGAGGCGCTGGTGGCCCTGTTCGATGAGAAGTTCGCCCAAAAGACCAGGGATGAGTGGCTGGCCATTCTGGCCGAGAACTCCTGCATAGCCACCCCCATCCAGGCTCCCCTGGAGGTGGTGCAAGACCCGCAGGTGCTGGCCAACGACTACGTCCTGGAGCGGGAAAACCCAGCGGTGGGCCCCGCCCGCACCAGCGGCTTCCCCTGGAGCTTCAGCGCCACCCCGGCCTCTTACCGCCGGCGCGCGCCCGAGCTGGGCGAGCACACCGACGAGGTGCTCACCGAGGCCGGCTACTCGGCCGAGCAGATAGCCAAGCTGCGCGAGGACAAGATAGTGGCCTGA
- a CDS encoding alpha/beta hydrolase produces MIQAEVFNVPHAELELAGRLHRPQGGARALAVISHGLESSKDSAKLTRLAASLADLGYLALRFDHAGCGDSPGDMSRTSLTSRRDEFLSAVKALRALGPDLPLVYMGSSFGGTVAALAGDIEPPVCSLHWSTPWDFEPLQELVHDPQGRPTLREMVRDIYYHDIEAVLARTARAFLVHGEKDEVVPVEQAVRAHQILPEPKGLLVLPGADHRLSKPEDQHQALTSSLAWVEQFVKPV; encoded by the coding sequence ATGATCCAAGCGGAAGTTTTCAACGTTCCCCATGCCGAGCTGGAGCTGGCCGGACGCCTGCACCGCCCCCAGGGCGGAGCCCGCGCCCTGGCCGTTATCTCCCACGGCCTGGAATCCTCCAAGGACAGCGCCAAGCTAACCCGCCTGGCCGCGTCCTTGGCCGACTTGGGTTATCTGGCCCTGCGCTTCGACCACGCCGGTTGCGGCGACTCCCCCGGCGATATGAGCCGCACCAGTCTTACTTCGCGCCGTGACGAGTTTCTCTCGGCGGTCAAGGCCCTGCGCGCCCTGGGGCCGGACTTGCCCCTGGTGTACATGGGCTCCTCCTTCGGCGGCACCGTGGCGGCCCTGGCCGGGGACATCGAGCCGCCGGTGTGCTCCCTGCACTGGTCCACCCCCTGGGACTTCGAGCCCCTGCAAGAGCTGGTGCATGACCCCCAGGGGCGTCCCACCCTGCGCGAGATGGTGCGCGACATCTACTACCACGACATCGAGGCGGTGCTGGCCCGCACCGCCCGGGCCTTTTTGGTGCACGGCGAAAAGGACGAGGTGGTGCCGGTGGAGCAGGCCGTGCGAGCCCACCAGATTCTGCCCGAGCCCAAGGGCCTTTTGGTGCTGCCCGGCGCGGATCATCGCCTGAGCAAGCCGGAAGACCAACACCAGGCCCTGACCAGTAGCCTGGCTTGGGTGGAGCAGTTCGTAAAACCAGTCTAG
- a CDS encoding lysylphosphatidylglycerol synthase transmembrane domain-containing protein: protein MWKHYLVGLLVSIAAVYLFLRAAPPGQMLSSFDQLNLWWLAPATAVYVLSYCFRAIRWHYLMRPVALVKFRPLFSSLMIGFLGNNILPAHLGEVVRAIVLGRSEGVSKSATLATVVLERVYDGLTVLFMLLLVLLFVDLPVGQVEGSLITAKNLHTAGWMGLALFAGLLAALQAFRWQRAVSLKVMAWLMRPLPQRISAKVLEGCDAFCDGLAVARASDLVWIGVYSLCTWGVLALWAWMFILAFGINLGFMAGVLMEVVLALALLIPAAPAFVGTFHLAAAATLAFMGANPGVAGSYAMVIWLDHFVSTTLLGMYYLWRLGLGWGALTGKALQDKAR, encoded by the coding sequence ATGTGGAAGCACTACCTGGTCGGGCTGCTGGTCAGCATAGCCGCGGTCTATCTTTTTTTGCGCGCCGCCCCGCCCGGCCAGATGCTCTCTTCCTTTGACCAACTTAACCTGTGGTGGCTGGCCCCGGCCACGGCGGTGTACGTCCTTTCCTATTGCTTCCGGGCCATACGCTGGCACTACCTCATGCGGCCGGTGGCCCTGGTCAAGTTCCGGCCCCTGTTCTCCTCCCTGATGATCGGCTTTTTGGGCAACAACATCCTGCCCGCCCATCTGGGCGAGGTGGTGCGGGCCATCGTCCTGGGGCGCAGCGAGGGGGTGAGCAAGTCGGCCACCTTGGCCACCGTGGTTCTGGAGCGGGTCTACGACGGGCTCACCGTGCTGTTCATGCTGCTTCTAGTGCTCCTGTTCGTGGACCTGCCGGTGGGCCAGGTGGAGGGCAGCCTCATCACCGCCAAGAATCTGCACACCGCCGGCTGGATGGGGCTGGCGTTGTTCGCGGGGCTGCTGGCGGCCTTGCAGGCCTTCCGTTGGCAGCGAGCCGTTTCCCTCAAGGTCATGGCCTGGCTCATGAGACCGCTGCCCCAGCGCATCAGCGCCAAGGTGCTGGAGGGCTGCGACGCCTTTTGCGACGGCCTGGCCGTGGCCCGGGCCAGCGACCTGGTGTGGATCGGGGTGTACTCCCTGTGCACCTGGGGGGTGCTGGCCCTGTGGGCCTGGATGTTCATCCTGGCCTTTGGCATCAATTTGGGCTTCATGGCCGGCGTGCTCATGGAGGTGGTGCTGGCCCTGGCCCTGTTGATTCCGGCGGCCCCGGCTTTTGTGGGCACCTTCCATCTGGCCGCCGCGGCCACCCTGGCCTTCATGGGGGCCAACCCCGGCGTGGCCGGCTCCTACGCCATGGTGATCTGGCTGGATCACTTCGTATCCACCACTTTGCTGGGCATGTACTATCTTTGGCGCTTGGGCCTGGGCTGGGGAGCCCTCACCGGCAAGGCGCTGCAAGACAAGGCGAGATAA
- a CDS encoding glycosyltransferase family 2 protein: MLLSVVMPVFNEEKFLDQIVKQVQAVDLGEIQKELILVDDCSTDGSLAIAQAMEGQTSLDGSLKPFDRPIRLYRHPVNMGKGAALRTGFAQAQGDLVIIQDADLEYDPQDFHKLLDPVLKGKAEVVYGSRFTGERRNMFFHHWLGNRFLTLTTNVLFNTTLSDMETCYKLFRREALEGIVIKSDRFNFEPEITAKILKKGIRIYEVPISYTGREFDEGKKITWRDGFVALWCLVKFRFTD, encoded by the coding sequence TTGCTGCTATCGGTGGTGATGCCGGTCTTTAATGAAGAAAAGTTCCTGGACCAGATCGTCAAACAGGTCCAGGCGGTGGACCTGGGTGAAATCCAAAAGGAACTCATCCTGGTAGACGATTGCTCCACCGACGGCTCCCTGGCCATAGCCCAGGCCATGGAGGGCCAAACCTCCCTGGACGGGAGCCTCAAGCCCTTCGACCGCCCCATACGCCTCTACCGCCATCCGGTGAACATGGGCAAGGGCGCGGCCCTGCGCACCGGCTTCGCCCAGGCCCAGGGCGACCTGGTCATCATCCAGGACGCCGACCTGGAGTATGACCCCCAGGACTTCCACAAGCTCCTGGACCCGGTGCTCAAGGGCAAGGCCGAGGTGGTCTACGGTTCGCGCTTCACCGGCGAGCGGCGCAACATGTTCTTCCACCACTGGCTGGGTAACCGCTTCCTCACCCTGACCACCAACGTGCTGTTCAACACCACCTTGAGCGACATGGAGACCTGCTACAAGCTTTTCCGGCGCGAGGCCCTGGAGGGCATCGTCATCAAGAGCGACCGTTTCAACTTCGAGCCGGAGATCACCGCCAAGATCCTCAAAAAGGGCATCCGCATCTACGAGGTGCCCATCTCCTACACCGGCCGCGAATTTGACGAGGGCAAGAAGATCACCTGGCGCGACGGCTTCGTGGCCCTGTGGTGCCTGGTCAAGTTCCGCTTCACGGATTAG